A single window of Terriglobales bacterium DNA harbors:
- the frdA gene encoding fumarate reductase (quinol) flavoprotein subunit — protein MDLPIHDVLLVGGGGAGLRAAIAVAEVNPRLNVAVVSKVYPMRSHTVSAEGGAAGVTKPGDSLDDHAYDTISGGDWLCDQDAVEAFVREAPQELLQLEHWGCPWSRDPDGHIAVRAFGGMKKMRTWFAADKTGFHMLHTLFQTSLKYNAITRYDEWFVTRLLVDDGRVQGVVAIEIMTGRIQAIAAKAVILCTGGCGKIFPFTTNANIKNGDGMALAYRAGAPLKDMEFVQYHPTGLPFTGILITEAARAEGGYLLNKDGYRYLQDYNLGTPQPKPVLRSMELGPRDRLSQAFVKEDQKGRTIPTPYGPVVHLDLRHLGEKLINAKLPFVRELCLKYQNIDPVKELVPVRPVVHYMMGGVSTDIHGATPLAGLYAAGEVACVSINGANRLGSNSLPELLVFGARAGRAAAEFASTHEAKRDHLEAQVLDEKERIEALLRRSAGGERISTVREEMQKAVEKGAGIYRTGASLTEAAAKLRSLQERCGAIQLDDHSRTFNTELLAALELGFMLDVAECIVESALRRTESRGAHQRTDFPKRDDERFLAHSLVYRNADGTARVEYQPVTITRWPPGERVYGQTVKEA, from the coding sequence ATGGATCTCCCGATTCACGACGTGCTGCTGGTCGGCGGCGGAGGCGCAGGCCTTCGGGCCGCTATCGCCGTGGCCGAGGTCAATCCCCGCCTGAACGTGGCCGTGGTCTCCAAGGTGTACCCCATGCGCAGCCACACGGTCTCCGCAGAAGGAGGCGCGGCCGGGGTCACGAAGCCGGGCGACTCGCTCGACGACCACGCCTACGACACCATCTCCGGAGGCGACTGGCTTTGCGACCAGGACGCTGTGGAGGCGTTCGTGCGCGAAGCCCCGCAGGAATTGCTGCAACTGGAGCACTGGGGATGCCCGTGGAGCCGCGACCCGGACGGGCACATCGCGGTGCGCGCGTTCGGCGGCATGAAGAAGATGCGCACCTGGTTTGCCGCCGACAAGACCGGCTTCCATATGCTGCACACGCTGTTCCAGACGTCGCTGAAGTACAACGCCATTACCCGCTACGACGAGTGGTTCGTCACCCGGCTGCTGGTGGACGATGGGCGCGTACAGGGCGTAGTCGCTATCGAGATCATGACCGGGCGCATCCAGGCGATCGCGGCCAAGGCCGTGATCCTGTGCACGGGCGGATGCGGCAAAATCTTCCCCTTCACTACCAATGCCAACATCAAGAATGGCGACGGCATGGCGCTGGCCTATCGCGCCGGAGCGCCTCTGAAAGACATGGAGTTCGTGCAGTACCATCCGACGGGATTACCTTTCACCGGCATCCTGATCACGGAAGCGGCGCGCGCCGAGGGCGGCTACCTGCTGAACAAGGATGGATACCGCTACCTGCAGGACTATAACCTGGGCACGCCGCAACCGAAGCCGGTACTGCGCTCGATGGAACTGGGTCCGCGCGACCGGCTTTCCCAGGCGTTCGTGAAAGAGGACCAGAAGGGCCGCACCATCCCGACGCCGTACGGGCCGGTGGTCCATCTGGATCTGCGCCATTTGGGTGAGAAGCTCATCAATGCCAAGCTTCCCTTTGTGCGCGAACTTTGCCTCAAGTATCAGAACATCGACCCGGTGAAAGAACTGGTCCCGGTGCGGCCGGTGGTGCATTACATGATGGGCGGCGTTTCGACCGACATTCATGGCGCCACGCCCCTGGCCGGACTCTATGCCGCGGGCGAGGTGGCCTGCGTGAGCATCAACGGCGCCAACCGGCTCGGCTCGAACTCGTTGCCCGAACTGCTGGTGTTCGGGGCGCGAGCAGGCCGTGCGGCGGCGGAGTTCGCTTCCACCCACGAAGCAAAGCGGGATCACCTGGAAGCGCAGGTGCTCGATGAAAAGGAACGGATCGAGGCGTTACTTCGGCGATCCGCAGGCGGGGAACGCATCTCCACCGTGCGCGAGGAGATGCAGAAGGCGGTGGAGAAGGGCGCCGGCATTTACCGCACAGGCGCCTCGCTGACGGAAGCCGCCGCCAAACTGCGCAGCCTGCAGGAACGCTGCGGGGCGATCCAACTCGACGACCATAGCCGCACCTTCAACACCGAACTGCTGGCGGCATTGGAGCTGGGGTTCATGCTGGACGTGGCGGAGTGTATTGTCGAAAGCGCATTGCGGCGCACCGAGTCACGTGGCGCTCACCAGCGCACAGATTTTCCCAAGCGCGATGACGAAAGGTTCCTGGCGCACTCGCTGGTGTACCGTAATGCCGATGGTACGGCGCGGGTGGAGTATCAGCCGGTAACCATCACCCGCTGGCCGCCGGGGGAGCGCGTGTACGGGCAGACTGTGAAGGAGGCGTAG
- a CDS encoding NfeD family protein, with protein MQWWAWMILGFILIAAELLTPGGFFVLFFGLAGVIVGFLRLADVAGPPWVQWLLFSGISVASIVLFRKPLMARFGMAAPKQVDQLVGEIGNALDDIAVNVIGKVELRGTPWTARNVGETPLTRGQRCKVEKQEGLTLFVRAE; from the coding sequence ATGCAGTGGTGGGCCTGGATGATCCTGGGCTTTATCCTGATCGCTGCTGAGTTGCTGACTCCCGGCGGTTTCTTTGTCCTGTTCTTCGGCCTCGCTGGCGTGATCGTAGGATTCCTGCGCCTGGCCGATGTCGCCGGGCCACCGTGGGTGCAGTGGCTGCTGTTCTCCGGCATCTCCGTTGCCAGCATCGTACTGTTCCGCAAGCCGCTGATGGCGCGTTTCGGCATGGCGGCGCCCAAACAGGTGGACCAACTCGTGGGCGAGATCGGGAACGCCCTGGATGACATCGCCGTCAACGTGATCGGCAAGGTGGAGCTGCGCGGCACGCCCTGGACCGCGCGCAACGTCGGTGAAACCCCGCTCACCCGGGGCCAGCGCTGCAAGGTGGAGAAACAGGAAGGCTTGACGCTGTTCGTGCGCGCGGAGTAG
- a CDS encoding stomatin-like protein has translation MDAALFVTFLLALLVIITLWKTAVVVPQQNAYIVERLGKYHDTKGAGFHILVPFVDVIRYRHSLKETAVDIPEQICITRDNVQVAVDGILYLRILDPHRASYGISNYTFAITQLAQTTLRSEVGKIDLDRTFEERANINTSVVSELDKATEPWGIKVLRYEIKNITPPRDVLAAMEKQMRAEREKRATILNSEGVRDAAINTAEGEKQQVIKASEARRQQQINEAEGQAAAILAVATATAEGIRKVAETIEAPGGMQAVQLRVAEQYITQFGNLAKAANSIIMPANVVDIAGMIATAMSVIQRPQAR, from the coding sequence ATGGATGCCGCGCTCTTTGTCACGTTCCTTCTGGCGCTTTTGGTCATCATCACGCTGTGGAAGACGGCGGTGGTCGTGCCGCAGCAGAACGCCTACATCGTCGAGCGGCTGGGCAAGTACCACGACACCAAAGGTGCGGGATTTCACATCCTGGTCCCCTTCGTGGATGTCATCCGCTACCGGCACTCGCTGAAGGAGACGGCCGTCGACATTCCCGAGCAGATCTGCATCACCCGCGACAACGTTCAGGTGGCGGTGGATGGCATCCTGTATCTGCGCATCCTTGATCCCCACCGCGCCTCGTACGGCATCTCCAACTACACATTTGCCATCACCCAGCTTGCGCAGACCACGCTGCGCAGCGAAGTGGGCAAGATCGATCTCGATCGCACCTTCGAAGAGCGCGCCAACATCAACACCTCGGTGGTCAGCGAACTCGACAAGGCCACCGAGCCCTGGGGCATCAAGGTGTTGCGGTACGAGATCAAGAACATCACTCCACCGCGTGACGTGCTGGCCGCCATGGAGAAGCAGATGCGCGCCGAGCGGGAAAAGCGCGCCACCATTTTGAACTCCGAGGGCGTCCGCGACGCCGCCATCAACACGGCCGAAGGCGAGAAGCAGCAGGTCATCAAAGCCTCCGAAGCGCGCCGCCAGCAGCAGATCAACGAAGCGGAAGGCCAGGCCGCCGCCATCCTGGCCGTGGCCACCGCCACCGCCGAAGGCATCCGCAAGGTGGCCGAGACCATCGAGGCGCCGGGCGGCATGCAGGCCGTCCAGTTGCGCGTTGCCGAGCAGTACATCACCCAGTTCGGCAACCTGGCCAAGGCGGCCAACAGCATCATCATGCCCGCCAACGTGGTCGATATCGCCGGGATGATCGCCACCGCCATGAGCGTGATCCAGCGCCCGCAAGCGCGCTGA
- a CDS encoding FAD-dependent oxidoreductase produces MHVAVIGAGVFGGWTALYLLRRGARVTLLDAWGPGNSRASSGGETRVIRATYGPDKIYTQLVARALKLWPEHEERWKRRLYHRIGVLWLAGKDDRYERAALSVMREAGLPFEELTATQVAARYPQMGVEGVEWAILEKDAGYLTARVNCQAVMDGFVMEGGEYREAAVAPGAIQGGRLQEIKLSDGSTLSADLYLFACGPWLPELFPDVLGDVIHPTRQEVFFFGTPAGDSRYNEDRFPAWIDNGERIFYGIPGNQHRGFKLADDSRGPEFDPTRGDRTPTPERIADARRYLGVRFPGLKDAPLVEARVCQYENSRDGHYILDRHPGAENVWLLGGGSGHGYKMGPALGEMAADVVLGKRAPEPFFQLRRFAQKASVGEPKFRSQRRFADRMPG; encoded by the coding sequence ATGCATGTCGCCGTGATCGGCGCGGGCGTGTTCGGCGGGTGGACGGCGCTCTACCTGCTGCGTCGCGGCGCCCGCGTCACGCTGCTCGACGCGTGGGGGCCGGGCAATTCCCGCGCCAGCTCCGGCGGAGAGACGCGCGTCATCCGCGCCACCTACGGCCCGGACAAAATCTACACACAACTGGTGGCGCGGGCCCTGAAGCTGTGGCCCGAGCATGAAGAGCGCTGGAAGCGGCGGCTGTACCACCGCATCGGAGTACTGTGGCTGGCGGGCAAGGACGATCGCTACGAGCGCGCAGCACTTTCGGTCATGCGTGAAGCCGGATTGCCGTTCGAAGAGCTGACCGCAACGCAGGTGGCGGCGCGTTACCCGCAGATGGGCGTCGAGGGCGTGGAATGGGCCATCCTGGAGAAGGACGCGGGCTATCTGACGGCGCGCGTTAACTGCCAGGCAGTGATGGATGGTTTCGTGATGGAGGGCGGTGAGTATCGGGAGGCTGCAGTTGCGCCCGGAGCAATCCAGGGCGGACGGTTGCAGGAGATCAAGCTCTCGGACGGCTCGACGCTCTCCGCCGACCTCTACCTCTTCGCCTGCGGGCCCTGGCTCCCCGAACTCTTCCCCGACGTACTCGGCGACGTGATCCATCCCACGCGGCAGGAGGTGTTTTTCTTCGGCACTCCGGCAGGCGATTCGCGCTACAACGAGGACCGGTTCCCGGCCTGGATCGACAACGGCGAGCGCATCTTCTACGGGATTCCGGGCAACCAGCACCGCGGCTTCAAACTGGCTGACGACTCGCGCGGCCCGGAATTCGACCCCACCCGCGGCGACCGGACGCCGACGCCGGAGCGCATCGCGGACGCGCGGCGATACCTGGGCGTGCGCTTCCCCGGACTAAAAGACGCGCCGCTCGTCGAGGCCCGCGTGTGCCAGTACGAGAACTCGCGCGACGGCCACTACATCCTCGATCGTCACCCTGGGGCTGAGAATGTGTGGCTGCTGGGCGGCGGTTCCGGCCACGGCTACAAGATGGGCCCGGCGCTGGGCGAGATGGCGGCCGACGTGGTGCTGGGGAAGCGAGCGCCCGAACCCTTCTTCCAGCTAAGGCGCTTCGCCCAGAAAGCGTCTGTCGGCGAGCCGAAGTTCCGTTCGCAGCGACGGTTTGCTGACCGAATGCCGGGCTAG
- a CDS encoding M20/M25/M40 family metallo-hydrolase, which yields MEITRREFNRAVSRGIALGATASAFQFLNVPLGFAEDVLESAAVRKIHQYIADHQAEHIARIQEFLRLPSVSSWGWGTKVNGRENMAECADALLGLFKHMGCQWAELVKTDGLPGAAAGYDCGARKTISHYFMYDTQPFDEKEWSSPPLAANLVDRPPFGKSIIARGAINSKGPLVAFLNACEAIIAVEGKLPVNIVFTCDGEEEQGSPHFHQVLEPYMDKLKKCNAHLDAGPSQNSQGQVNMSLGNKGIAYFELHTHGARWGRGPQKIPIHSSRKAILDSPTWRLIEALRTMFDPASNRILIPNYYDAIVPPNEEEEMLIATLIQKIGGRALASDKENAKVWMNNWSDAEAIRHLTFDTSLNIDGIWSGYTGPGTATILPEKAACKIDSRLVPNQEIDKQIALVRQHLDKQGFTDIELKKMGGGDEWARTSVKAAPVQAALSVYKHYGIEPAIWPRSAGSSPQAQYTRPPLNLPAASAGMGHGGRAHSIDEYFVIEGNEQVAGLVKCEQSIVDLLYAYGNWPE from the coding sequence ATGGAAATCACGCGGCGTGAATTCAACCGGGCCGTAAGCCGGGGCATAGCGCTGGGCGCAACCGCCAGCGCGTTCCAGTTCCTCAACGTGCCGCTGGGATTCGCGGAAGATGTGCTGGAGAGCGCGGCGGTGCGCAAGATTCATCAGTACATCGCTGATCATCAGGCCGAGCACATTGCGCGCATCCAGGAGTTCCTGCGTCTGCCGAGCGTTTCCAGTTGGGGTTGGGGAACGAAGGTCAACGGGCGCGAAAACATGGCGGAGTGCGCCGACGCGCTGCTGGGCCTGTTCAAGCATATGGGCTGCCAGTGGGCGGAGCTGGTGAAGACGGACGGATTGCCCGGCGCAGCCGCGGGCTACGACTGTGGGGCAAGAAAGACGATCTCGCATTACTTCATGTATGACACCCAGCCCTTCGACGAGAAGGAGTGGTCGTCGCCGCCGCTGGCGGCCAACCTGGTGGACCGCCCTCCGTTCGGCAAGTCGATCATTGCGCGAGGGGCCATCAACTCCAAAGGGCCGCTGGTTGCGTTCCTGAACGCCTGCGAGGCCATCATCGCGGTGGAAGGCAAACTGCCGGTGAACATCGTGTTCACCTGCGACGGCGAGGAGGAGCAGGGTTCGCCGCACTTCCACCAGGTGCTTGAGCCCTATATGGACAAGCTGAAGAAGTGCAACGCGCACCTGGACGCCGGCCCTTCGCAGAACAGCCAGGGCCAGGTGAACATGAGCCTGGGGAACAAGGGCATCGCGTACTTCGAGCTGCACACCCACGGAGCCAGGTGGGGACGAGGCCCGCAAAAAATCCCCATCCATTCTTCGCGCAAGGCCATCCTGGATTCGCCCACCTGGCGGCTGATCGAGGCGCTGCGCACCATGTTCGACCCGGCGTCGAACCGCATCCTGATCCCCAACTACTACGACGCTATCGTGCCTCCCAACGAAGAAGAGGAGATGCTGATTGCGACGCTCATCCAGAAGATCGGCGGCCGGGCGCTGGCCAGCGACAAGGAGAACGCCAAGGTGTGGATGAACAACTGGAGCGACGCCGAGGCCATCCGCCACCTGACGTTCGACACCAGCCTGAACATCGACGGCATCTGGTCGGGGTACACCGGGCCGGGCACGGCCACCATCCTGCCGGAGAAAGCGGCGTGCAAGATCGATTCGCGGCTGGTGCCCAACCAGGAAATCGACAAGCAGATCGCGCTCGTCCGGCAGCACCTGGACAAGCAGGGCTTTACGGACATCGAGCTGAAGAAGATGGGCGGGGGCGACGAATGGGCGCGCACGTCGGTGAAGGCAGCGCCGGTGCAGGCGGCGCTTTCGGTGTACAAGCACTACGGCATCGAGCCGGCCATCTGGCCGCGCTCGGCGGGATCGAGCCCGCAGGCGCAGTACACGCGTCCGCCGCTCAACCTGCCGGCCGCTTCGGCGGGCATGGGACACGGCGGCCGCGCGCACTCCATCGATGAGTACTTCGTCATCGAGGGCAACGAGCAGGTGGCCGGGCTCGTTAAATGCGAGCAGTCCATCGTGGACCTGCTGTACGCCTACGGGAATTGGCCGGAATAG
- a CDS encoding ATP-binding protein, with the protein MATAAGSAGRTGQGPRATRFPLSLPLRYRRPGEPEWHEGLTENISRSGVLFRAQDVLEPKTPVELTVLLPAGTFGAGAVVNCGGYIVRTVQPTAPEMLPGFAAAISDYSLQAQMRAAMEPRPHTEHGLRLMVQQLPVILWTTDRDLRITSTAGAGLQALHLTPTEVVGVHLASFLQIAEPDTEAVRAHTRALRGESVAFEVQWGGRVFQAHVEPRLGPQGEVEGTMGMALDITERRQLERQLLQAQKMEAIGQLAGGVAHDFNNLMAIVIGYTDLLMDELDPNSSQMKHVKEIRKAGDRAVALTRQLMAFSRKQVMAPKVLDLNQVVADTDRMLRRIIGEDIDLVVIAEPELWNVRTDPGQMEQVIMNLAVNARDAMPGGGKLTIETANVELGEADAAQHVTMKPGSYVMLAVSDNGIGMSPETQARIFEPFFTTKEKGKGTGLGLATVYGIVKQTGGYIWVYSEVGKGTTFKIYLPRVAEPVEKSDRPSGVWKAIEPPRGTETVLLVEDEESVRKLARKCLEEQGYTVLEAANSNQALEICDRYDQTIHLLMTDVIMPGLDGRQLARRVNARRPEIRVLYVSGYTENTIVHRGVLDAGIAFLQKPFRPLDLAVKVREVLDEPKDKQN; encoded by the coding sequence ATGGCGACGGCTGCCGGGTCAGCAGGCAGAACGGGACAAGGGCCGCGGGCGACGCGATTCCCGCTGAGCCTCCCGCTGCGTTACCGGCGTCCGGGTGAGCCGGAGTGGCACGAAGGACTGACGGAAAACATCAGCCGGTCCGGGGTGTTGTTCCGGGCACAGGACGTGCTGGAACCAAAGACACCGGTGGAACTTACGGTCCTGCTCCCTGCGGGCACGTTCGGCGCCGGGGCGGTGGTGAACTGCGGCGGATACATCGTGCGCACAGTTCAACCGACGGCGCCGGAAATGCTCCCGGGCTTCGCGGCAGCCATCTCCGACTACTCGCTGCAGGCGCAGATGCGTGCGGCCATGGAGCCGCGGCCGCACACCGAACACGGGTTGCGCCTGATGGTGCAGCAGCTCCCCGTCATTTTGTGGACGACGGACCGCGACCTGCGCATCACGTCGACGGCGGGCGCGGGTCTGCAGGCGTTGCACCTGACTCCGACGGAGGTGGTCGGCGTCCACCTGGCCAGCTTCCTGCAAATCGCGGAGCCCGATACCGAAGCCGTGCGAGCGCACACGCGCGCGCTGCGCGGCGAGTCGGTGGCCTTCGAGGTGCAATGGGGCGGGCGGGTTTTCCAGGCGCACGTGGAGCCGCGGCTGGGCCCGCAGGGCGAAGTCGAAGGAACCATGGGCATGGCGCTGGACATCACCGAGCGCCGGCAACTGGAACGCCAGCTTCTGCAAGCCCAAAAGATGGAAGCCATCGGGCAACTGGCCGGCGGGGTGGCCCACGACTTCAACAATCTGATGGCCATCGTGATCGGCTATACCGACCTGCTGATGGACGAGCTGGACCCCAACAGCTCGCAGATGAAACATGTGAAGGAGATCCGCAAGGCGGGCGACCGAGCCGTCGCCCTGACGCGGCAGCTCATGGCCTTCAGCCGCAAGCAGGTGATGGCGCCGAAGGTGCTTGACCTGAACCAGGTGGTGGCCGATACCGACCGCATGCTGCGGCGGATCATCGGGGAAGACATCGACCTGGTGGTGATCGCGGAGCCGGAGTTGTGGAATGTGCGCACTGATCCGGGCCAGATGGAGCAGGTCATCATGAACCTGGCGGTGAATGCGCGCGATGCCATGCCGGGCGGCGGAAAGCTGACCATCGAAACGGCCAACGTCGAGCTGGGCGAGGCCGATGCGGCCCAGCACGTCACCATGAAGCCCGGTTCCTACGTCATGCTGGCGGTGAGCGATAACGGGATCGGCATGTCACCGGAAACGCAGGCGCGCATCTTCGAACCGTTCTTCACCACCAAAGAAAAGGGCAAGGGAACGGGACTGGGGCTGGCGACGGTCTACGGCATCGTCAAGCAGACCGGCGGCTACATCTGGGTGTACAGCGAAGTGGGCAAGGGCACGACCTTCAAGATCTACCTGCCCCGGGTGGCCGAGCCGGTGGAGAAAAGCGACCGGCCTTCCGGCGTGTGGAAGGCGATCGAGCCGCCTCGAGGCACGGAGACCGTGCTGCTGGTGGAGGACGAGGAGTCGGTGCGCAAGCTGGCGCGCAAGTGCCTGGAGGAGCAGGGATACACCGTGCTCGAAGCCGCCAACAGCAACCAGGCGCTGGAGATCTGCGACCGTTACGACCAGACCATTCACCTGCTCATGACCGACGTCATCATGCCCGGCCTGGACGGCCGGCAACTGGCGCGGCGGGTCAACGCCCGGCGCCCGGAGATCCGCGTGCTGTACGTCTCCGGCTACACGGAGAACACCATCGTGCACCGCGGCGTGCTCGACGCGGGCATTGCGTTCCTCCAGAAGCCGTTCCGGCCGCTCGACCTGGCGGTGAAAGTCCGCGAAGTGCTGGACGAACCGAAAGACAAGCAGAACTGA
- a CDS encoding APC family permease, producing MNATQQSDLLRDIGRWSLVGLMLNATIGSAVFGLPSLVAQHLGGAALWAYPIAAAGMGVIMACFAEVASRFREAGGPYLYAREAFGRFAGLQIGWLAWLVRIAAAAANANLFVQYAAEFWPQAGHRLPRLTILVLLLGILAIINYRGVRAGAGASNVFIVGKLIPLVLFALIGGAFAAFGPETAPPLASRGSGADWFAVVILLVYAYGGFEAVLIPMSEARDPQRDAPLALGIALASAAFLYMLVQYVVIAVLPGPESSTRPLADAARVFLGAPGAALISLGALLSVYGYFTATMLVTPRLTYAFAQAGDFPRWFAAVHPRFHTPHVSILVFTALVFLLAVIGDFRWNLTLSAVARLFTYAAICGAVVVFRRKPSAPPAVFRLPAAWLFVAAGIAFCGILVTRMGEGELAIIAATTTLAFIHWLVAVLFRNTPAQASR from the coding sequence ATGAACGCCACCCAACAGAGCGACCTGCTGCGTGATATCGGGCGTTGGAGCCTGGTTGGTTTGATGCTGAATGCCACCATCGGGAGTGCTGTGTTCGGACTTCCTTCTCTGGTGGCCCAACATCTGGGAGGCGCGGCCCTCTGGGCTTATCCGATCGCCGCCGCGGGCATGGGCGTCATCATGGCTTGCTTTGCGGAGGTGGCCTCGCGATTCCGCGAGGCTGGCGGCCCTTACCTCTACGCCCGCGAAGCCTTTGGCCGTTTCGCCGGCCTGCAAATCGGATGGCTGGCCTGGCTGGTCCGCATCGCCGCCGCCGCCGCCAACGCCAACCTTTTCGTTCAGTATGCCGCTGAGTTCTGGCCGCAGGCCGGGCATCGGCTGCCGCGCCTCACCATCTTGGTGCTGCTGCTGGGGATTCTGGCGATCATCAACTACCGGGGCGTGCGGGCCGGCGCCGGCGCCAGCAACGTCTTCATCGTGGGCAAGCTCATACCGCTCGTGCTCTTCGCCCTGATCGGCGGCGCCTTCGCGGCATTCGGACCGGAAACTGCGCCGCCGCTCGCTTCCCGCGGCTCAGGCGCGGACTGGTTCGCGGTGGTCATCCTGCTGGTCTATGCCTATGGCGGATTCGAGGCGGTGCTGATTCCCATGTCTGAGGCCAGGGATCCGCAGCGCGATGCGCCGCTCGCGTTAGGCATCGCGCTGGCCAGCGCCGCCTTTCTCTACATGCTCGTGCAGTATGTGGTAATCGCCGTCCTCCCCGGCCCTGAAAGCAGCACCCGGCCTCTGGCTGATGCGGCTCGCGTCTTCCTGGGCGCGCCCGGCGCTGCGCTCATCAGCCTGGGTGCATTGCTCTCCGTCTACGGCTACTTCACGGCCACCATGCTGGTAACGCCCCGCCTTACCTATGCCTTCGCCCAGGCTGGCGACTTCCCGCGTTGGTTCGCCGCTGTGCATCCACGCTTCCACACTCCGCACGTATCCATCCTGGTGTTCACCGCACTGGTGTTCCTCCTGGCCGTGATCGGCGACTTTCGCTGGAACCTCACCCTGTCCGCTGTCGCCCGGCTCTTCACCTACGCCGCCATCTGCGGCGCCGTCGTGGTGTTCCGGCGCAAGCCCTCCGCCCCGCCCGCAGTGTTCCGCCTCCCGGCCGCTTGGCTGTTCGTGGCGGCGGGAATCGCCTTCTGCGGGATCCTGGTGACCCGCATGGGCGAGGGCGAACTCGCCATCATCGCGGCCACTACGACGTTGGCCTTCATTCATTGGCTGGTGGCCGTTCTCTTTCGAAACACTCCGGCTCAAGCCTCAAGGTAA
- a CDS encoding CocE/NonD family hydrolase, with translation MRARLATLVFLLGFVAFPSPSEDDSIRESDVAVPMRDGVVLRADVWRPRGPGPFPTLVYRTPYDRREAVKDYTTFSAAVERGYAVVIQDVRGRYGSGGEYVAYQNEGRDGYETIEWAAQQPWSNGKVGTFGLSYPGAVQWLAAMESPPHLVAMVPAMTYHTPRNFFYSGGVFDLSWIGWIWNNIAPDVRAKKNLPGPRSDDEVAAQWERSRDRMRRHLPLATLPDLKDVAPSYYEWMRHPPSDPWWDWAELRGKFGGTQAAILNLSGWHDEAYGPDGAVNNFAGLVAARGGPHRTAVIVGPWVHGVKAVGRTKSGEREFGPDAALDYDQVVLRWMDHYVRGLQNGVEREKPVRVFTMGANRWHEYETWPPPATQTSFFLATRAAKARSLESRPVRTSRSFSEFVSDPSAPVSDPFAQTTGAHDYRALAERPDVLVFDSAPLTHAMDVTGPIRAEIYFSCDAPDTDLWVRLLDVAPDGAAFNLMSPGLDVLRASHALGHKLVPGRIYRLDFTNLLTSNRFEKGHRVRVQISTAFFPHMSHNLHTGKSEIDSAEMRKAVLRIHHDRLRRSRIVLPVVGKGD, from the coding sequence ATGCGCGCCCGACTCGCCACGCTGGTCTTTCTGCTCGGGTTTGTTGCCTTCCCGTCTCCTTCGGAAGACGATTCCATTCGTGAATCGGACGTAGCCGTTCCCATGCGCGATGGCGTCGTCCTGCGTGCCGACGTCTGGCGTCCGCGCGGTCCCGGTCCGTTCCCCACGCTGGTCTATCGCACGCCTTACGATCGCCGTGAAGCCGTCAAGGACTACACCACGTTTTCTGCCGCCGTCGAGCGCGGTTACGCCGTGGTCATTCAGGACGTGCGCGGACGCTACGGCTCCGGGGGCGAGTACGTCGCGTATCAAAATGAAGGCCGGGACGGCTACGAGACCATCGAGTGGGCCGCGCAACAGCCCTGGTCGAACGGCAAGGTGGGAACCTTCGGTCTTTCTTATCCGGGCGCCGTGCAGTGGCTGGCCGCCATGGAATCGCCGCCGCACCTTGTCGCCATGGTGCCGGCCATGACCTACCACACACCGCGCAACTTCTTCTATTCCGGCGGTGTCTTCGACCTCTCCTGGATCGGGTGGATCTGGAACAACATCGCGCCCGACGTGCGCGCGAAAAAGAACCTGCCCGGGCCGCGCTCGGACGACGAAGTCGCCGCCCAGTGGGAGCGTTCCCGCGATCGCATGCGCCGACATCTGCCGCTCGCCACGCTACCCGACCTCAAAGACGTCGCACCCTCCTATTACGAATGGATGCGCCACCCGCCCAGCGACCCCTGGTGGGATTGGGCTGAACTGCGGGGCAAGTTCGGCGGGACGCAAGCCGCCATCCTCAATCTCTCCGGCTGGCACGACGAAGCCTATGGCCCCGATGGCGCGGTCAACAATTTCGCCGGGCTGGTCGCCGCACGCGGCGGCCCGCACCGCACCGCTGTCATCGTCGGTCCGTGGGTGCATGGGGTGAAAGCCGTCGGCCGTACCAAGTCCGGTGAGCGCGAGTTCGGACCCGATGCCGCTCTCGACTATGACCAGGTCGTGCTTCGCTGGATGGACCATTACGTGCGTGGTCTCCAGAACGGCGTGGAGCGCGAAAAACCTGTACGCGTCTTCACCATGGGCGCCAATCGCTGGCACGAGTACGAGACTTGGCCTCCACCCGCTACCCAGACCTCGTTCTTTCTGGCCACGCGTGCGGCGAAAGCCCGTTCGCTGGAGTCGCGGCCGGTGCGTACGAGTCGTTCCTTCAGTGAGTTCGTTTCCGACCCCTCCGCTCCTGTCTCCGACCCCTTCGCTCAGACGACCGGTGCGCACGACTACCGCGCGCTCGCGGAGCGTCCCGACGTCCTGGTGTTTGACTCGGCGCCGTTGACACACGCCATGGACGTCACCGGACCCATCCGCGCCGAAATCTATTTTTCCTGCGATGCGCCCGATACCGACCTCTGGGTCCGCCTGCTCGACGTCGCTCCCGACGGCGCAGCCTTCAACCTGATGAGCCCCGGCCTTGACGTCCTCCGCGCCAGCCATGCCCTCGGGCACAAGCTGGTGCCCGGCCGCATCTATCGGCTCGATTTCACCAATCTGCTGACCAGCAATCGCTTCGAGAAAGGACACCGCGTGCGCGTGCAGATTTCGACCGCATTCTTCCCGCATATGTCGCACAACCTGCACACCGGCAAGTCAGAGATCGACTCCGCCGAGATGCGCAAAGCCGTCCTTCGCATTCATCACGACCGTCTGCGGCGCTCACGAATCGTGCTCCCCGTGGTCGGCAAGGGAGATTGA